From one Bradyrhizobium sp. Ash2021 genomic stretch:
- a CDS encoding MFS transporter, producing MFSRQFTVGALALGNFIVGLSILLPTGMLADLASGLGVPVGTVGLLISLGAVVVCLSPPFVAWLTSRFDRRLLLSAILLWLALGHFASAFAPGYASLLGIRLAMLAFAGAFTPLAAGTAALLGSEDQRASLIASVLLGWALAIAVGLPLISVTAPLIGWRETYGLIGALAAAGFLALLLAVPSGLKGAPVIFATWRAVCRSRQLLLLLLITCLLAAGQLVVIAFVGPLLTQFTGATPHGIAIVFMLFGGMTLVGNVAAAQLVKGWGAFKTSAVFMVCIVAGAALWAAGTGLYPLMAAGAAIWGLGFAAASAMQQVRLIATAPRLSTASVAINNTALYLGQAIGSGIGSVLFTRGKSDIMGFVALALVASAFGVLWLTRFAPEECGEGFVEASPQFD from the coding sequence GTGTTCAGCAGGCAATTCACCGTTGGCGCTTTGGCGCTAGGCAATTTTATTGTCGGTCTCAGCATCCTTCTGCCGACGGGAATGTTGGCGGATCTGGCGTCCGGTCTCGGCGTCCCGGTCGGGACCGTGGGGCTGTTGATCAGCCTTGGCGCCGTCGTCGTTTGTCTGTCGCCACCCTTTGTGGCCTGGCTCACCAGCCGCTTCGACCGGCGCCTGCTGTTGAGTGCGATATTGCTGTGGCTTGCGCTCGGCCATTTCGCTTCCGCGTTCGCGCCCGGTTACGCAAGCCTGTTGGGGATTCGCCTGGCAATGCTCGCTTTCGCCGGCGCCTTTACGCCGCTCGCAGCCGGTACCGCGGCGCTGTTGGGCTCGGAAGACCAGCGCGCCTCGCTGATCGCGTCGGTCCTGCTTGGCTGGGCGCTTGCGATCGCCGTCGGATTGCCGTTGATTTCGGTGACGGCGCCGCTGATCGGCTGGCGAGAGACCTACGGCCTGATCGGCGCGCTCGCGGCAGCGGGCTTTCTTGCCCTTCTGCTCGCCGTGCCGAGCGGGCTCAAGGGCGCCCCGGTGATTTTTGCGACCTGGCGGGCGGTCTGCCGCAGCCGGCAATTGTTGCTGCTGTTGTTGATCACCTGCCTGCTGGCCGCCGGGCAACTCGTCGTCATCGCATTCGTCGGACCGTTGTTGACGCAATTCACCGGTGCGACACCGCACGGGATCGCGATCGTGTTCATGTTGTTCGGCGGGATGACGCTCGTTGGCAATGTCGCCGCCGCTCAGCTCGTCAAGGGATGGGGCGCGTTCAAGACGTCAGCCGTTTTCATGGTCTGCATCGTTGCCGGCGCCGCATTATGGGCCGCCGGTACCGGTCTCTATCCCCTGATGGCCGCAGGCGCCGCGATCTGGGGTCTCGGCTTTGCCGCGGCGAGCGCGATGCAGCAAGTAAGGCTGATTGCGACGGCGCCCAGGCTCTCGACCGCGTCGGTCGCCATCAACAACACGGCGCTGTATCTCGGCCAGGCTATCGGCTCCGGAATAGGCAGCGTGCTGTTTACCCGGGGAAAATCCGATATCATGGGCTTCGTTGCACTCGCCCTGGTCGCTTCGGCTTTCGGCGTGCTGTGGTTGACGCGGTTCGCGCCGGAGGAGTGCGGAGAAGGTTTTGTCGAGGCGTCACCGCAGTTCGATTGA
- a CDS encoding thiamine pyrophosphate-dependent enzyme, with product MTQQPFTVADYLLTRLKQLDVTEVFQIPGDYVKHFTQALEHFPGVNAIGAINELDAAYAADAYGRTRGLGAVSLQYGVSTFSALNAIAGAYVEFSPVVVISATPGADARQITRMYDVLYHHSTGNLPADQEVYRQVTVAAETLSTSVGAPEKIDNLLIAAITYKRPVYIECYKEVWGEPCLKPSDDVLQPLTFKSEPLALENAVTAAWAQITVAKHPMIFAGVEVLRHGLSGLLQQIIDASGFLYTTTTLGKTVLDEKGNKFIGTYSDAASIQSVRDLVAQADCFLTLGTIITDDYLWFIENKYADMVLATTEQIRVGYFTFEGVTMKDFMEALLARFKNAKGYPLSTIAPPQPPYPEPWASNSDPHWNDKPETITYNRFFQHSMKFLHDNNMLDQIVMTYGVSSALYVATNAYGLSQGSFIGSAAWQCIGFETGAASGAQFGSGKRAWTVAGDGGFMMVCQSLSTLARNKLNAVMFVMSNAVYAIEQVYVDITAFEPGPEHKFDTFDILPKWDYLALAKAFGARGYRVTTVSELNAVLQELKKPTDLPSLVEVVIPEKDLPRQMLRLGVE from the coding sequence ATGACACAACAGCCATTTACGGTCGCAGATTATCTCCTCACCCGATTGAAACAGCTTGACGTCACCGAGGTCTTTCAAATCCCGGGCGACTACGTCAAGCATTTCACCCAGGCGCTGGAGCATTTCCCCGGCGTCAATGCCATTGGCGCCATCAACGAACTCGATGCGGCCTACGCCGCCGATGCCTACGGGCGCACGCGCGGGCTGGGCGCCGTATCGTTGCAATATGGCGTCAGTACTTTCAGTGCGCTCAATGCGATTGCCGGGGCTTACGTTGAATTTAGCCCGGTGGTGGTGATCAGCGCGACGCCCGGCGCCGACGCAAGGCAGATCACCAGGATGTATGACGTGCTCTATCACCATTCCACCGGCAATTTGCCGGCCGACCAGGAGGTGTACCGGCAGGTCACCGTGGCGGCCGAGACGCTCAGCACGTCGGTCGGCGCGCCCGAGAAGATCGACAATCTGCTGATTGCCGCGATCACCTACAAGCGGCCGGTCTACATCGAATGTTACAAGGAAGTCTGGGGTGAGCCGTGTCTGAAACCGTCCGACGACGTGTTGCAGCCGCTCACGTTCAAGAGCGAACCGCTGGCGCTTGAAAATGCCGTCACCGCGGCCTGGGCGCAAATCACCGTCGCGAAACATCCGATGATTTTTGCCGGCGTCGAGGTGCTTCGTCACGGCCTGTCGGGTCTGCTGCAGCAAATCATCGATGCCAGCGGATTCCTCTACACCACCACCACGCTCGGCAAGACGGTGCTGGATGAAAAGGGCAACAAGTTCATCGGGACCTATTCCGACGCCGCCTCGATCCAGAGCGTGCGCGACCTCGTCGCGCAAGCCGATTGCTTCCTGACCTTGGGCACGATCATCACCGACGATTATCTGTGGTTCATCGAAAACAAATATGCCGACATGGTGTTGGCCACCACGGAACAGATACGGGTGGGCTATTTCACCTTCGAAGGCGTCACCATGAAGGATTTCATGGAAGCCTTGCTGGCGCGCTTCAAGAACGCCAAAGGCTATCCGCTTTCGACGATAGCGCCGCCCCAGCCTCCCTATCCTGAGCCGTGGGCTTCCAATTCGGATCCGCATTGGAACGACAAGCCCGAGACCATCACCTACAACCGCTTCTTCCAGCACTCGATGAAGTTCCTGCACGACAACAACATGCTGGATCAGATCGTGATGACCTATGGTGTCAGTTCGGCGCTGTATGTGGCGACCAACGCCTACGGCCTGTCGCAGGGTAGCTTCATCGGATCGGCGGCGTGGCAGTGCATCGGTTTCGAGACCGGAGCAGCGTCGGGCGCGCAGTTCGGCAGCGGCAAGCGGGCCTGGACCGTCGCCGGAGACGGCGGTTTCATGATGGTCTGCCAGTCGCTGTCGACGTTGGCCAGAAACAAGCTCAACGCCGTCATGTTCGTGATGAGCAACGCGGTCTATGCCATCGAGCAGGTCTATGTCGACATCACCGCCTTCGAGCCCGGTCCCGAACATAAGTTCGATACCTTCGATATCCTGCCCAAATGGGACTATCTGGCTTTGGCCAAGGCGTTCGGCGCCAGGGGCTATCGCGTGACGACCGTCAGCGAACTGAACGCAGTGCTGCAGGAACTCAAGAAACCGACCGACCTGCCTTCATTGGTCGAAGTCGTCATCCCCGAAAAGGACCTGCCCAGGCAGATGCTCCGGCTTGGCGTGGAATGA
- a CDS encoding IS701 family transposase, with translation MIRMSWARAASVEETLALWAASLREIKQRIRPLFTQERVATNAGLFLEGLLGDEQRKTGWMRAEAAGDPGPWRQQAILGRGDWDADALRDIVRDYVIEHLADDDAVLVIDETGFLKQGKASCGVARQYTGSAGKITNCQIGVFAAYVSRHGHAFIDRALYLPKEWTDDPDRLEAAYVPADVGFATKPRLATRMIARAIAASVPFRWVAGDTVYGVGNIEQQLRRAGKGYVLGVSSAHVFRSWGKRPPVAGTAADLARTRHSSDWKRLSAGAGTKGPRLHDWCYLELADLEAEQFNSANDGLWTRGLLIRRRIADDDLAFFTTWCPAGTALETLVAVEGHRWAIEDGFETAKNEFGLDHNESRSWHGWHRHVSLVMLAFAMMAAIRHRANPPPPKKTKRRPPAKAKA, from the coding sequence ATGATTCGAATGTCGTGGGCGCGGGCCGCGTCGGTTGAGGAGACGCTTGCGTTGTGGGCGGCGTCGCTTCGAGAGATCAAGCAACGGATACGTCCGTTGTTCACGCAAGAGCGTGTTGCGACGAATGCAGGTCTATTCCTGGAAGGTCTGCTCGGAGATGAGCAGCGCAAGACCGGTTGGATGCGCGCGGAGGCGGCTGGCGATCCCGGCCCATGGCGGCAGCAGGCGATTCTGGGTCGTGGAGACTGGGACGCCGATGCCCTGCGCGATATCGTGCGCGACTACGTCATCGAGCATTTGGCGGATGACGATGCGGTGCTGGTGATCGACGAGACCGGTTTTCTCAAACAGGGCAAAGCGTCATGCGGAGTGGCGCGGCAATACACTGGTTCGGCAGGGAAGATCACGAACTGCCAGATCGGCGTCTTCGCTGCCTACGTTTCGCGTCATGGCCATGCGTTCATCGATCGCGCGTTGTATCTCCCGAAGGAATGGACCGACGATCCGGATCGTCTGGAAGCCGCATATGTGCCTGCCGATGTCGGCTTTGCGACCAAACCAAGGCTTGCGACGAGAATGATCGCACGCGCGATAGCCGCGTCTGTACCATTCAGGTGGGTTGCCGGCGATACCGTCTACGGTGTTGGCAACATCGAACAGCAGCTACGTCGGGCAGGCAAAGGCTACGTGCTTGGGGTCAGCAGCGCTCATGTGTTTCGATCCTGGGGCAAGCGACCGCCGGTCGCCGGTACGGCTGCAGACCTCGCCCGGACGCGGCACTCATCCGACTGGAAGCGCCTGTCGGCGGGAGCCGGAACCAAAGGACCGCGGCTGCACGATTGGTGTTATCTCGAATTGGCCGATCTCGAGGCCGAGCAGTTCAACAGTGCAAATGACGGTTTGTGGACACGCGGTCTACTGATCCGTCGTCGCATCGCCGATGATGACCTCGCCTTCTTCACCACCTGGTGCCCAGCGGGAACAGCCCTTGAAACGCTGGTCGCGGTCGAAGGCCATCGATGGGCGATCGAGGACGGCTTTGAAACCGCGAAAAACGAGTTCGGGCTCGATCACAACGAGAGCAGATCCTGGCATGGCTGGCACCGTCATGTGTCCTTGGTGATGCTCGCCTTCGCCATGATGGCCGCGATCCGACATCGCGCCAATCCGCCACCGCCCAAAAAAACGAAACGGCGCCCCCCGGCAAAAGCCAAAGCATAA
- a CDS encoding enoyl-CoA hydratase-related protein — translation MRSEFETIAVGRYDDQILLVTLNRPDVSNALNTRMGLDLMEVFEALSIDLEGLRAVIITGSGEKAFCAGGDLKERNGMTDQSWQAQHAIFERMARAIMGCPLPVLAAVNGAAYGGGCEIAAACDFIYAVSHARFALTEVTLGIMPGTGGTQNLARAVGERRAKELILSGLPFTAVEAEAWGLVNRVVAPEDLLETTLGIARRIAANGPIAVRQAKQAIHRGMQMSLWDGLAFEIEAYNRLVPTEDRREGVRAFNERRKPVFRGR, via the coding sequence ATGCGATCCGAGTTTGAGACCATCGCCGTTGGCCGGTACGACGATCAAATCCTGCTTGTCACGCTCAATCGGCCGGACGTGTCCAATGCGCTGAATACGCGGATGGGCCTTGATCTCATGGAAGTGTTCGAAGCGCTCTCGATCGATCTGGAGGGCCTGCGCGCCGTGATCATCACGGGCAGCGGCGAAAAGGCGTTTTGCGCCGGCGGAGATCTCAAGGAGCGCAACGGGATGACCGACCAAAGCTGGCAGGCGCAACACGCGATCTTCGAGCGAATGGCGCGGGCGATCATGGGATGTCCGCTTCCCGTGCTCGCTGCCGTCAACGGCGCCGCCTATGGCGGCGGCTGCGAGATCGCCGCGGCTTGCGATTTCATCTACGCCGTCAGCCATGCGCGCTTTGCGTTGACGGAAGTGACGCTCGGAATCATGCCGGGAACGGGTGGCACGCAGAATCTGGCCCGGGCGGTCGGCGAGCGCAGGGCGAAGGAACTCATCCTTTCCGGCCTTCCCTTTACCGCCGTCGAGGCCGAAGCATGGGGATTGGTCAATCGCGTCGTCGCACCCGAGGATCTTCTGGAGACCACGCTCGGCATCGCCCGGCGGATTGCCGCCAACGGGCCGATCGCGGTGCGTCAGGCCAAGCAAGCCATCCATCGCGGCATGCAGATGTCGTTGTGGGACGGCCTGGCGTTCGAGATCGAGGCCTATAACCGTCTGGTTCCCACCGAAGACCGCCGCGAAGGCGTGCGGGCGTTCAACGAACGCCGCAAGCCGGTATTCCGGGGACGTTAA
- a CDS encoding hydrogen peroxide-inducible genes activator, protein MVILPSIQQLRFLCALAEQCHFGRAAESCAVTQSTLSGGIKELEARLGVTLFERSHRHVMLTPVGKEIATRAQRLLVDAEELVGWARNAQEPLSGPLRFGIIPTVGPYVLPSLLPHLGTALPKLKLYVREAPTAALLDKLAGGELDILLVAIPYELGDVEAMEITEDPIVVAMPRSHPLRHHKVVSRDDLAREQLLLIEDGHCLRSHSLQACRIVDPVRNEIFQATSLRTLVQMVGAELGITLMPQIAVDSELASTRNVVIRPLSPDKPFRTLVLAWRPTTSRGAEFRMLGNLIRECLTGTKRTFAPDHYIEALAAR, encoded by the coding sequence ATGGTGATCCTACCCAGTATTCAACAACTCCGCTTCCTGTGCGCGCTGGCTGAGCAATGCCATTTCGGCCGTGCTGCGGAAAGTTGTGCGGTCACGCAATCGACACTGAGCGGAGGGATCAAGGAGCTCGAGGCACGGCTGGGCGTTACGCTGTTTGAGCGCAGCCATCGCCACGTGATGCTGACACCCGTTGGGAAAGAGATCGCGACCCGCGCCCAGCGTCTGCTGGTCGACGCCGAGGAACTGGTCGGGTGGGCCCGTAACGCGCAGGAGCCATTGTCCGGGCCGCTCCGGTTCGGGATAATCCCGACAGTCGGGCCCTATGTCCTGCCTTCGCTGCTGCCGCATCTAGGCACTGCGCTGCCGAAGCTCAAACTGTACGTGCGGGAGGCTCCGACTGCAGCCCTATTGGACAAGCTCGCGGGCGGAGAGCTCGACATTTTGCTGGTAGCCATTCCTTACGAACTTGGCGATGTCGAGGCTATGGAAATCACGGAAGATCCAATCGTCGTAGCGATGCCGCGCAGCCATCCTCTTCGCCATCACAAAGTGGTAAGCCGTGATGATCTGGCGCGTGAGCAGTTGCTGCTGATCGAGGACGGGCATTGCCTGCGCAGCCATTCGCTGCAGGCATGTCGGATCGTGGATCCGGTTCGCAATGAGATCTTCCAGGCGACCAGCCTGCGAACGCTTGTCCAGATGGTGGGCGCAGAGCTTGGCATCACACTAATGCCCCAGATCGCGGTGGATTCGGAACTCGCTTCAACACGCAATGTCGTGATCCGCCCGCTCTCTCCGGACAAGCCGTTCCGCACTCTGGTCCTGGCCTGGCGGCCGACAACCTCGCGCGGCGCCGAATTCAGGATGCTCGGAAATCTTATCCGAGAGTGTCTGACCGGTACCAAGAGAACGTTTGCGCCTGACCATTACATTGAAGCACTGGCAGCGCGCTGA
- a CDS encoding alpha/beta hydrolase → MITPLDPVIAEIIPLLPLRDPATMTPQSARDALRALAAARAAIPPPPVRSANDTSVQGAAGPLAARVYRNTDGKSPTVVFFHGGGWVAGDLETHDRQARQLAIETGAVVISVDYRRPPETRFPGAFEDAFAAVKDIIGRIAEFGGDAARVGVAGDSAGGNLAAAAAIACRDAGIRLAAQLLVYPVTDVAGNYADREQNARFPSRVENAEGYFLSRAVMQWFAGHYLSHTGQGTDWRVSPLRAKNLAGLAPAIVCTAWFDPLRDEGKAYADALAAAGVATKYYEGAGLIHGYFGLGEASETAKREAQRARADFKALLDGGA, encoded by the coding sequence ATGATCACGCCGCTCGATCCCGTCATCGCCGAAATCATTCCGCTGCTGCCGCTACGCGATCCCGCGACAATGACGCCGCAGAGCGCGCGCGATGCGTTACGCGCACTCGCCGCGGCGCGCGCAGCGATACCGCCGCCACCGGTGAGGAGCGCCAACGATACCAGCGTGCAGGGCGCGGCCGGTCCGCTCGCCGCGCGGGTCTACCGGAACACCGACGGAAAATCGCCGACGGTGGTATTTTTCCACGGCGGCGGCTGGGTCGCCGGCGATCTCGAAACCCATGACCGGCAGGCGCGGCAGCTCGCGATCGAGACCGGCGCCGTCGTGATCTCCGTCGACTACCGGCGGCCGCCGGAGACGCGCTTTCCCGGCGCCTTCGAGGACGCCTTTGCCGCCGTCAAGGACATCATCGGGCGCATCGCCGAGTTCGGCGGCGACGCCGCGCGCGTCGGCGTCGCCGGCGACAGCGCGGGCGGCAATCTGGCCGCTGCGGCCGCGATCGCCTGCCGCGACGCCGGCATCAGGCTCGCGGCGCAATTGCTGGTCTACCCCGTCACCGACGTCGCCGGCAATTACGCGGACCGCGAACAGAATGCGCGCTTCCCCTCGCGCGTGGAAAACGCCGAGGGTTATTTCCTGTCGCGCGCGGTGATGCAATGGTTCGCCGGCCATTATCTTAGCCATACCGGCCAGGGCACCGACTGGCGCGTCTCGCCGTTACGCGCAAAAAATCTCGCCGGTCTCGCGCCCGCGATCGTCTGCACGGCGTGGTTCGATCCGTTGCGCGACGAGGGCAAGGCCTACGCCGACGCACTCGCCGCCGCCGGCGTCGCGACGAAATATTACGAAGGCGCCGGCCTGATCCACGGCTATTTCGGCCTCGGCGAAGCCTCGGAAACCGCCAAGCGCGAGGCACAACGCGCCCGCGCCGATTTCAAGGCGCTGCTCGACGGCGGGGCGTAG
- a CDS encoding SDR family NAD(P)-dependent oxidoreductase, with translation MTFCTTNRQDRRSSEPLRTSSSSRSSDDVLTFYLHQDVTVEQDWVEIVEEIENRYRRLDVLISNAGISIGAQSIVEMTLSDCTR, from the coding sequence ATCACTTTCTGCACGACGAATCGGCAAGATCGACGAAGTTCAGAACCTCTCCGAACATCATCAAGCTCCCGGTCGTCGGATGACGTATTGACGTTTTATCTGCACCAGGACGTAACTGTCGAGCAGGACTGGGTTGAGATCGTTGAAGAGATCGAGAATCGCTATCGCCGTCTCGACGTGCTCATTTCCAATGCCGGGATCAGTATCGGCGCGCAGAGCATTGTCGAAATGACGCTTTCTGATTGTACGAGGTAA
- a CDS encoding MarR family transcriptional regulator, with protein sequence MSDPSDRLINLFGALALGVADRVRWAALGGVALGGETTAALVVIGHAPDLSIDQLRRVLRLSHPGTVRLLNRLTSAGLAVRSVASHDRRVVVIKLTETGHMRRSALLERRRTALEAVLQEISPQDRSVLERFIEAMLRSLPSDATSALTVCRFCNDRQCPNCPMNAFGAIR encoded by the coding sequence ATGAGCGATCCTTCAGACCGTCTTATCAATCTATTTGGCGCGCTTGCACTAGGCGTCGCTGACCGCGTGCGTTGGGCTGCGCTGGGTGGGGTAGCCCTGGGTGGCGAGACTACTGCGGCTCTAGTCGTGATCGGCCACGCCCCCGACTTGTCAATCGATCAGTTGCGTCGAGTGCTCCGGCTTTCGCACCCCGGTACGGTCAGGCTTTTGAACCGCTTAACAAGCGCGGGTCTCGCGGTTCGGAGCGTAGCATCACATGACCGCCGAGTTGTGGTAATCAAGCTTACCGAAACTGGTCATATGCGCCGAAGTGCGCTTCTCGAACGCCGCCGAACGGCACTGGAGGCGGTCTTGCAAGAGATTTCGCCTCAAGATCGTTCGGTCCTGGAACGCTTTATCGAAGCAATGCTTCGAAGCTTGCCGAGCGACGCGACTTCGGCACTAACGGTCTGTCGTTTCTGCAACGATCGACAGTGTCCCAACTGTCCAATGAATGCTTTCGGCGCAATCCGCTAG
- a CDS encoding carboxymuconolactone decarboxylase family protein, translating to MFDMENLNNLAKLDENASNAMKAFWAFDKATFADGALTAQQKQVIAVAVALTTQCPYCIEIHTKAAREAGVNDAQLSEAALVAAAIRAGGAITHATHLFRG from the coding sequence ATGTTCGACATGGAAAATCTTAACAATTTAGCGAAGCTGGACGAAAACGCGTCGAACGCTATGAAGGCGTTCTGGGCATTCGACAAGGCGACTTTTGCCGATGGGGCGCTCACTGCGCAGCAAAAACAGGTGATTGCCGTTGCAGTCGCGTTAACCACCCAATGCCCGTATTGCATCGAGATCCACACAAAGGCGGCTCGCGAGGCTGGGGTCAACGACGCGCAGTTGTCGGAAGCCGCCTTGGTTGCCGCCGCGATCCGCGCTGGTGGGGCGATCACCCATGCTACCCATCTTTTCCGCGGCTGA
- a CDS encoding NAD(P)(+) transhydrogenase (Re/Si-specific) subunit beta yields MNANLAAVLYLVAGVLFILSLRGLSSPASSRQGNFFGMIGMVIAIATTLASHPPADGLAWLLVVLGIAIGGSIGAVIARRVPMTSMPELVAAFHSLVGMAAVLVAAGAFYAPEAFDIGTPGNIHAQSLVEMSLGVAIGALTFTGSVIAFLKLSARMSGAPIILPGRHIINIALALALVFFIVGLVLSGSALDFWLITIIALALGVLMIIPIGGADMPVVISMLNSYSGWAAAGIGFTLGNSALIITGALVGSSGAILSYIMCHAMNRSFISVILGGFGGETAAAGGGGGEQKPAKLGSADDAAFIMKNASKVIIVPGYGMAVAQAQHALREMADTLKKEGVEVKYAIHPVAGRMPGHMNVLLAEANVPYDEVFELEDINSEFAQADIAFVIGANDVTNPAAEDDKTSPIYGMPVLQVWKAGTVMFIKRSLASGYAGIDNPLFYRDNTMMLLGDAKKVTENIVKAM; encoded by the coding sequence ATGAACGCCAATCTGGCTGCAGTTTTGTATCTCGTGGCGGGTGTGTTGTTCATCCTGTCGCTGCGCGGGCTGTCCAGTCCGGCCTCATCCCGGCAGGGCAATTTCTTCGGCATGATCGGCATGGTGATCGCGATCGCGACCACGCTGGCCAGCCATCCGCCGGCGGACGGTCTCGCCTGGCTGTTGGTCGTGCTCGGCATTGCGATCGGCGGCAGCATCGGTGCGGTGATTGCGCGCCGGGTGCCGATGACCTCGATGCCGGAACTCGTCGCCGCGTTCCATTCGCTGGTTGGCATGGCCGCGGTGCTGGTCGCCGCCGGTGCCTTCTATGCTCCGGAAGCCTTCGACATCGGCACCCCCGGCAACATTCATGCGCAGAGCCTGGTCGAAATGTCGCTCGGCGTCGCCATCGGCGCGCTGACCTTCACCGGCTCGGTGATCGCGTTCCTGAAACTGTCGGCCCGCATGAGCGGCGCGCCGATCATCCTGCCCGGACGCCACATCATCAACATCGCCCTGGCCCTGGCCCTGGTGTTCTTCATCGTCGGCCTCGTGCTCTCCGGCAGCGCGCTCGACTTCTGGCTGATCACGATCATCGCGCTGGCGCTCGGCGTGCTCATGATCATCCCGATCGGCGGCGCCGACATGCCGGTCGTGATCTCGATGCTGAACTCCTATTCCGGCTGGGCCGCGGCCGGCATCGGCTTCACGCTCGGCAATTCGGCGCTGATCATCACCGGCGCGCTGGTCGGCTCCTCCGGCGCGATCCTGTCCTACATCATGTGCCACGCGATGAACCGTTCCTTCATCTCGGTCATCCTCGGTGGCTTCGGCGGCGAGACGGCGGCAGCCGGCGGCGGTGGCGGCGAACAGAAGCCGGCGAAGCTCGGCTCCGCCGACGACGCCGCCTTCATCATGAAGAACGCCTCCAAGGTCATCATCGTGCCCGGTTACGGCATGGCGGTGGCGCAGGCCCAGCATGCGCTGCGCGAAATGGCCGACACGCTGAAGAAGGAAGGCGTCGAGGTGAAGTACGCGATTCACCCGGTCGCGGGCCGCATGCCCGGCCATATGAACGTGCTGCTCGCCGAGGCCAACGTGCCCTATGACGAGGTGTTCGAGCTCGAGGACATCAACTCCGAATTCGCCCAGGCCGACATTGCCTTCGTGATCGGCGCCAACGACGTCACCAACCCGGCCGCCGAGGACGACAAGACCTCGCCGATCTACGGCATGCCGGTACTGCAGGTGTGGAAGGCCGGCACCGTGATGTTCATCAAACGCTCGCTGGCCTCGGGCTATGCCGGCATCGACAATCCGCTGTTCTATCGCGACAACACCATGATGCTGCTCGGCGACGCCAAGAAGGTCACCGAGAACATCGTCAAGGCGATGTAA
- a CDS encoding proton-translocating transhydrogenase family protein, whose protein sequence is MEHVAQVVDPFTFRLSIFVLAVFVGYFVVWSVTPALHTPLMSVTNAISSVIVVGALLAGGVGMVSGGSGWARGFGFVALIFASVNIFGGFLVTQRMLAMYKKKAK, encoded by the coding sequence ATGGAGCATGTAGCCCAAGTCGTTGATCCCTTTACGTTCCGGCTGTCGATTTTCGTCCTCGCCGTGTTCGTCGGCTATTTCGTGGTGTGGTCGGTGACGCCGGCGCTGCATACGCCGCTGATGTCGGTGACGAATGCGATCTCCTCGGTGATCGTGGTCGGCGCGCTGCTCGCGGGCGGTGTCGGCATGGTCAGTGGCGGCAGCGGCTGGGCGCGCGGCTTTGGCTTCGTCGCGCTGATCTTCGCCAGCGTGAATATCTTCGGCGGCTTCCTTGTCACCCAGCGCATGCTGGCGATGTACAAGAAGAAGGCCAAGTGA